The Persephonella sp. IF05-L8 genome contains a region encoding:
- a CDS encoding prepilin-type N-terminal cleavage/methylation domain-containing protein: MDRKIKGFTLIELLIVIGIMAILLAIAIPAFSKWVKKYNIEGDTEKIYSFLQEARAKAFAEKINLDAILTANQLCIRCDANDTACINLYGNGDIKCVQLKYAFEGNNINISKRGTMSGGPVYYGDTNEAKYDCIRISDIRIKMEKCNGNP, translated from the coding sequence ATGGATAGAAAAATAAAAGGATTTACCCTTATAGAACTTTTAATTGTGATTGGAATAATGGCTATACTTTTAGCTATAGCCATTCCTGCTTTTTCTAAATGGGTCAAAAAATACAATATAGAAGGTGATACAGAAAAAATTTATTCATTTTTGCAAGAGGCAAGAGCCAAAGCCTTTGCAGAGAAAATAAATCTGGATGCCATATTAACAGCAAATCAGCTATGTATAAGGTGTGATGCAAACGATACTGCTTGTATTAACTTATATGGTAATGGAGATATAAAATGTGTCCAGTTAAAATATGCTTTTGAAGGGAATAACATAAATATATCTAAGAGAGGTACTATGTCAGGGGGACCTGTTTACTATGGTGATACCAATGAAGCCAAATATGATTGTATAAGGATAAGTGATATAAGAATTAAAATGGAGAAATGTAATGGAAATCCATAA
- a CDS encoding prepilin-type N-terminal cleavage/methylation domain-containing protein produces the protein MEIHKSKKGFSLIEALVALFILALLLLGLLSSLIVVYDNSTKNLLRDEAVKIANEYAEKYRNMDFSSIPPSASVTEERKIRNAQVTYTVNVNSSDINNQIKRVQITVNWTYKGKNYSHTVETLVRGL, from the coding sequence ATGGAAATCCATAAAAGTAAAAAAGGTTTTTCGTTGATAGAAGCTCTGGTAGCTCTTTTTATTCTTGCACTTTTATTGTTAGGGCTCTTATCTTCTTTAATTGTAGTTTATGATAATTCCACAAAAAACCTTTTGAGAGATGAAGCAGTAAAAATTGCAAATGAATATGCAGAAAAGTATAGGAATATGGATTTTAGTAGTATTCCTCCAAGTGCTTCTGTAACTGAGGAACGAAAAATAAGAAATGCACAAGTAACATATACAGTAAATGTTAATTCCTCTGATATAAATAATCAGATTAAAAGAGTTCAAATAACAGTTAATTGGACTTATAAAGGGAAAAACTATTCCCATACAGTAGAAACATTAGTGAGGGGTTTATGA
- a CDS encoding type II secretion system protein, with the protein MNNKKGLTVTELLVTMFIVGIILAAAYFTYIKLLKGFKSESSKVATQIENLVGLEIIRLDLEHIGYGIPVDETNKIIDWVNKELIFRSTLNNTNSITRGYLLAKCNSGSLDITYDGRENPTAVYVSVIDTNTKLFFAAGTINNGIIENLMALNGNTVTCLNNRVYIAYPVRDSVYDGTRNGCVNSLCEEITYSLSQTNLIDRCNPDTYNLIRKVGPSATSGEPVLNCVADWKVTFDIDTDGNGIIDTGEQNQSSPPLNNTDIRNKLKAINVYILVQEGRYDADFTYSQAVDCGSKKCVQINGQDLELPTNYEHYRWKPLMIKVKPMDL; encoded by the coding sequence ATGAATAACAAAAAAGGTCTTACGGTAACAGAACTTTTAGTAACAATGTTTATAGTAGGTATTATTCTTGCCGCTGCATATTTTACATATATTAAATTACTTAAAGGCTTTAAATCAGAAAGTTCAAAGGTGGCAACTCAGATTGAAAATCTTGTAGGTCTGGAAATTATAAGATTAGATTTAGAACATATAGGATATGGTATTCCTGTAGACGAAACCAATAAAATTATAGATTGGGTAAATAAAGAGCTTATTTTCAGAAGCACCCTTAATAATACAAATTCCATAACCCGAGGATATTTACTTGCTAAATGTAATTCAGGTAGTCTGGATATTACATACGATGGAAGAGAAAATCCCACAGCGGTTTATGTAAGTGTAATAGATACAAATACAAAACTTTTTTTTGCCGCTGGAACCATTAATAATGGTATTATTGAAAATTTGATGGCCTTAAATGGAAATACAGTTACCTGTTTAAACAATAGGGTTTATATCGCCTATCCGGTAAGGGATAGCGTATATGATGGAACCAGAAATGGATGTGTCAATTCTTTATGTGAAGAAATAACCTATTCCCTTTCTCAAACCAACCTTATAGATAGATGTAATCCAGATACCTACAATTTAATCAGAAAAGTAGGACCTTCCGCCACAAGTGGAGAACCTGTTTTAAACTGCGTTGCAGACTGGAAAGTAACCTTTGATATAGACACTGATGGAAATGGTATTATAGATACAGGAGAACAAAATCAGTCCTCTCCTCCTTTAAATAATACTGATATTAGAAACAAGCTCAAAGCAATTAATGTGTATATATTAGTTCAGGAAGGAAGGTATGATGCTGATTTTACTTACTCACAAGCTGTAGACTGTGGTTCTAAAAAGTGTGTCCAAATAAATGGGCAAGATTTAGAGCTTCCCACAAACTATGAACATTATAGATGGAAACCTTTAATGATTAAAGTAAAACCAATGGATTTATAA
- a CDS encoding prepilin-type N-terminal cleavage/methylation domain-containing protein, translating into MKKSGFTLLEILIVLSIIAILMAISIPYYYSYKKTAYKTMIKNDVRNTIADVSLFWSNYKVYPQLNPNPCLANLSVCTLSDGNHTDIINKSKGVILELTIIASCPNDSTNRGFEIKGSHVELNNYTFSYNSCNQRFEETQ; encoded by the coding sequence ATGAAGAAAAGTGGGTTTACCTTGCTGGAAATCTTAATAGTTTTATCTATAATTGCAATCTTGATGGCTATAAGTATACCTTATTATTACAGTTATAAAAAAACAGCTTACAAAACCATGATTAAAAATGATGTTAGGAATACAATAGCTGATGTATCTCTATTTTGGTCTAATTATAAAGTATATCCTCAACTAAATCCTAATCCCTGTTTAGCAAATTTAAGTGTGTGTACATTATCTGATGGAAACCATACAGATATAATTAACAAAAGTAAGGGGGTAATTCTTGAACTGACTATTATTGCTTCCTGTCCTAACGATAGCACAAATAGAGGATTTGAGATAAAGGGAAGTCATGTGGAATTAAATAATTATACTTTCAGCTATAATTCGTGTAATCAAAGATTTGAAGAAACTCAGTAA
- a CDS encoding prepilin-type N-terminal cleavage/methylation domain-containing protein, whose translation MENKVMLAQEELEQKRKKEGGFTLIELLIVIAIIAILAAIALPQFNKYKQSAYKDAVRSDVRNAVSSIEAFVADYGKYPTSTTSCGAGPTQCDLSDGTNTMKNAINVSRDVTLTFTWDEDCGDGTKGYKVEGEHAQLGTTWKASYNSCTGKYTNF comes from the coding sequence ATGGAAAACAAAGTAATGCTGGCTCAAGAAGAGCTTGAGCAAAAAAGAAAGAAAGAGGGAGGTTTTACTCTCATTGAGCTCCTGATTGTTATTGCAATTATTGCTATCTTAGCAGCTATCGCCCTGCCTCAGTTCAACAAATACAAACAAAGTGCCTATAAGGATGCTGTAAGAAGTGACGTAAGAAATGCTGTTTCCTCTATTGAAGCATTTGTAGCTGATTATGGGAAATATCCGACTAGTACAACATCTTGTGGAGCAGGTCCTACGCAGTGTGATTTGAGCGATGGGACAAATACTATGAAAAATGCTATTAATGTATCTAGAGATGTAACACTGACTTTTACATGGGATGAAGACTGTGGAGATGGTACTAAAGGATATAAAGTAGAAGGAGAACACGCCCAATTAGGTACTACTTGGAAGGCTTCTTACAATTCTTGTACTGGAAAATATACTAATTTCTAA